The Poriferisphaera corsica DNA segment CATGCATCCGCATACGGCTCCGTGTACAGTTCAACGCGATCTGCGCCAACTTCTTTCGCCAGTCGAATTTCGTCAGGATCAGCATCCATGAATAAGCTCACCCGCCCGCAGTGTTTCTTCAAATCGCCAATCACTTCTATCAGCCGTTCGCGATTTTCGCTTACCTTCCAGCCAGCATTGCTCGTGAACGCTCCCGGATCATCCGGCACTAGCGTGCATTGATCAGGCTTCACCGTTGTGACCAGCTCAATATACTTCCCTTCAAACGGGTTCCCCTCAATGTTATATTCCCGTCCAGCGTATGCCGTTTCTTTCAAAACCTCCTGAATTGCATAGACGTCATACTCACGGATATGGCGCTCATCCGGTCTTGGATGTACGGTCACACCAACCGCTCCCGCGTCCAAAGCCGTTCGCGCAGCCCACGTCACGCTCGGCACCTCCATATGCCGTGTGTTCCTCAGATGCGCTACCTTATTGACATTTACACTCAGCTTCGTCATCACGAGCCTTCCAAATCAATTTCATACAACACAGCCAGGACGGGCCACAGTCTCTG contains these protein-coding regions:
- a CDS encoding pyridoxine 5'-phosphate synthase → MTKLSVNVNKVAHLRNTRHMEVPSVTWAARTALDAGAVGVTVHPRPDERHIREYDVYAIQEVLKETAYAGREYNIEGNPFEGKYIELVTTVKPDQCTLVPDDPGAFTSNAGWKVSENRERLIEVIGDLKKHCGRVSLFMDADPDEIRLAKEVGADRVELYTEPYADAWGTDEQDNVLRRFIEASKAAQKAGLGLNAGHDLNLDNLGYLIQHIPWLDEVSIGHALIADALQTGLKESVKAYLNICNRFTG